GACCGCTTGGTCCGGCCCGTGGACCGTCGCCCCCTCCTGTTCGGCGAAGCCCTCGTGGAGGCGCTCGTAGGTGTCCTCGACGGCCTCGACGATCACCTTCGTCTCCGAGATCACCGGCATGAAGTTGGTGTCGCCCTCCCACCGCGGGACGACGTGGGTGTGGAGGTGGTCGTCGATCGACCCCCCGGCCGCGCCGCCACCGAGGTTGAGACCGGCGTTGTACCCCTCCGGATGCAGGGCCGTCTCCATCGCCTCGATGGTCCGCTGTTTGAGGCGCGCGTGATCGGCGAGTACCGGTTCGTCGAGGTCGCGGTAGTCGCCGGTGTGCTGGTGGGGGATCACCATCGCGTGCCCGGGGTTGTACGGGTAGTTGTTCAGCAGGACGAACGCGTGCTCGCTCCGGGCGACGACCTTGTTCGCCCGATCGTCGTCGGCGTCGGCGAACGCGCAGAACACGCAGCCG
Above is a genomic segment from Halorientalis sp. LT38 containing:
- a CDS encoding HIT family protein, with the protein product MEQVFAPWRIDWVERPDKNEDVDGCVFCAFADADDDRANKVVARSEHAFVLLNNYPYNPGHAMVIPHQHTGDYRDLDEPVLADHARLKQRTIEAMETALHPEGYNAGLNLGGGAAGGSIDDHLHTHVVPRWEGDTNFMPVISETKVIVEAVEDTYERLHEGFAEQEGATVHGPDQAVDLS